The Pantoea nemavictus genome includes a region encoding these proteins:
- a CDS encoding protein-glutamate methylesterase/protein-glutamine glutaminase, protein MSKITVMCVDDSALMRQLMTEIINSHPDMEMVASAPDPLVARDLIKQYNPQVLTLDVEMPRMDGLDFLEKLMRLRPMPVVMVSSLTGKGSEVTLRALELGAVDFVTKPQLGIREGMLAYSQMIADKIRAAARAKLHARAATPMPVTLKAGPLLSSEKLIAIGSSTGGTEAIRHVLQPLPATSPALLITQHMPPGFTRSFAERLNKLCQITVKEAEDGERILPGHAYIAPGAMHMELARSGANYVVKLNDGPPVNRHKPSVDVLFRSVAVHAGRNAVGVILTGMGNDGAAGMLEMHRAGAWTIAQDEASCVVFGMPREAIAMGGTSEVVDLGHISQHMLAKISAGQALRI, encoded by the coding sequence ATGAGCAAAATCACCGTGATGTGCGTGGATGACTCTGCGCTAATGCGACAGTTGATGACGGAAATCATCAACAGCCATCCCGATATGGAGATGGTCGCGAGTGCGCCAGATCCGCTGGTGGCGCGGGATTTAATCAAACAGTACAACCCGCAGGTGTTGACGCTGGATGTGGAAATGCCGCGCATGGATGGCCTCGATTTCCTCGAGAAACTGATGCGCCTGCGTCCAATGCCGGTGGTGATGGTGTCATCGCTGACCGGTAAAGGATCCGAAGTGACGCTACGCGCGCTGGAGCTGGGCGCGGTGGATTTTGTCACCAAGCCGCAGCTCGGCATTCGTGAAGGCATGCTGGCCTATAGCCAGATGATTGCCGACAAGATTCGCGCCGCAGCGCGCGCCAAACTGCATGCGCGTGCGGCCACGCCGATGCCGGTAACCTTGAAAGCCGGTCCGCTGTTGAGTAGTGAAAAGCTGATAGCCATTGGCTCATCCACCGGCGGCACCGAGGCGATTCGCCATGTGCTGCAGCCGCTGCCGGCCACCAGTCCGGCGCTGCTGATAACGCAACATATGCCGCCAGGCTTTACCCGCTCGTTTGCCGAGCGACTGAACAAGCTGTGCCAGATCACTGTGAAAGAGGCGGAAGATGGCGAGCGTATTCTGCCGGGCCATGCCTATATCGCGCCGGGCGCGATGCACATGGAGCTGGCGCGTAGCGGGGCGAACTACGTAGTGAAACTGAATGACGGTCCGCCGGTGAATCGACACAAGCCATCGGTTGATGTGCTGTTCCGTTCGGTGGCGGTCCATGCAGGACGAAATGCGGTGGGTGTGATCCTGACCGGGATGGGGAACGACGGCGCCGCCGGGATGCTGGAAATGCATCGCGCGGGCGCCTGGACCATCGCGCAGGATGAAGCCAGCTGTGTGGTATTTGGCATGCCGCGCGAAGCGATTGCGATGGGCGGCACCAGTGAAGTGGTCGATTTGGGCCACATCAGTCAGCACATGCTGGCGAAAATTAGCGCCGGACAGGCATTGCGAATTTAA
- a CDS encoding methyl-accepting chemotaxis protein yields MFSRIRVVSGLLCVLALFALLQLFSGGVFYSTVKADKDNFAYNQRLSTLQRAMGTSWVSLVQARNTLNRAGIRYLLDSQQAGSGATVKDLVALASEELKNADAGFAEFNANLSEKGKTAENVLTLQANYNAYRGALGELIDFLGSGNFKGFVDQPTQGFQDKFAKDYNAWLGYNIELASKGVEANEAAYTQSIMLVVGTLLVTLLVIALVWSGMRSVLIRPLKQSIEHIRHIARGDLTQQVEINVRNEMGELLTSLQEMQQALARTVRTVRDGSDAIYTGASEIAMGNNDLSSRTEQQAASLEETAASMEQLTATVKQNAENARQASQLALTASETAQQGGKVVDGVVTTMKEITGSSKKIADIISVIDGIAFQTNILALNAAVEAARAGEQGRGFAVVAGEVRSLAQRSAQAAKEIKGLIEDSVSRVNTGSVLVESAGETMTNIVNAVTRVTDIMGEIASASDEQSRGIDQVGLAVNEMDRVTQQNAALVEESATAAAALEDQASRLKQSVAVFNIGKEFVVQAVNVSTAAKNLRSGAPKALAQPAGARSTDDNWETF; encoded by the coding sequence ATGTTTAGTCGTATTCGTGTTGTTTCCGGCTTGCTGTGCGTGCTGGCGCTGTTTGCCTTACTGCAGCTGTTTTCCGGGGGAGTGTTCTATTCCACGGTGAAAGCCGATAAAGATAATTTTGCCTACAACCAGCGTCTCAGCACGCTGCAACGGGCGATGGGCACCTCATGGGTATCGCTGGTTCAGGCGCGTAACACGCTGAACCGTGCGGGGATCCGTTACCTGCTGGATAGTCAGCAGGCGGGCTCGGGTGCGACCGTGAAAGATCTGGTGGCGCTGGCGAGTGAGGAGTTGAAGAACGCTGATGCAGGTTTCGCCGAATTTAACGCCAATCTGTCTGAAAAGGGCAAAACGGCGGAAAACGTGCTGACGCTGCAGGCCAACTACAACGCCTATCGGGGGGCATTGGGTGAGTTGATTGATTTCCTCGGTAGCGGAAATTTCAAAGGATTTGTCGATCAACCGACGCAGGGATTCCAGGATAAGTTTGCCAAAGATTACAACGCCTGGCTGGGCTACAACATCGAGCTGGCGAGTAAGGGTGTGGAGGCCAATGAAGCGGCCTATACCCAATCAATCATGCTGGTGGTCGGCACGCTGCTGGTGACCTTGCTGGTGATTGCATTGGTGTGGAGCGGCATGCGTTCCGTGCTGATCCGTCCGCTGAAGCAGAGTATTGAGCATATCCGCCACATCGCGCGGGGTGACTTAACCCAGCAGGTGGAGATCAACGTGCGCAATGAGATGGGCGAACTGCTCACGTCACTGCAGGAAATGCAGCAAGCGCTGGCGCGTACGGTGCGTACCGTGCGTGATGGTTCTGATGCCATCTACACCGGTGCCAGCGAAATCGCTATGGGCAACAACGATCTCTCTTCGCGTACCGAGCAGCAAGCGGCTTCGCTGGAAGAGACCGCCGCCAGCATGGAGCAGCTCACCGCCACCGTGAAGCAGAACGCCGAGAATGCCCGCCAGGCCTCACAGCTGGCGTTGACGGCGTCTGAAACCGCGCAGCAGGGCGGCAAAGTGGTGGATGGCGTAGTCACCACCATGAAAGAGATTACCGGTAGCTCGAAGAAAATCGCTGACATCATCAGCGTGATCGACGGTATCGCCTTCCAGACCAACATCCTCGCACTGAACGCCGCAGTAGAAGCCGCGCGTGCCGGTGAGCAGGGCCGTGGTTTTGCCGTGGTAGCCGGTGAGGTGCGCAGTCTGGCACAGCGCAGTGCTCAGGCGGCGAAAGAGATTAAAGGATTGATCGAAGATTCGGTCAGCCGCGTCAACACCGGTTCCGTGCTGGTGGAGAGCGCCGGGGAAACCATGACCAACATCGTCAATGCGGTGACGCGCGTTACCGACATCATGGGCGAAATCGCCTCGGCGTCGGACGAGCAGAGCCGAGGTATCGATCAGGTCGGTCTGGCGGTGAACGAGATGGATCGCGTGACTCAGCAGAACGCCGCGCTGGTTGAAGAGTCGGCGACTGCGGCAGCGGCGCTGGAAGATCAGGCCAGCCGACTGAAACAGTCGGTTGCGGTGTTCAATATTGGTAAAGAATTTGTCGTTCAGGCCGTTAACGTATCTACAGCGGCAAAAAATTTGCGTTCGGGAGCGCCAAAAGCCTTGGCACAACCGGCAGGCGCACGTAGCACAGACGATAACTGGGAAACCTTTTAA
- a CDS encoding D-ribose ABC transporter substrate-binding protein — MKKPILLLTAIASCLIAHASLAAEKGTIMILVNSLDNPYYASEAKGANLKAQELGYKTSVLSHGEDVKKQSELIDAAIGKKVQGIVLDNADSTASVAAIKKAKDAGIPVVLINREIPVDDVALAQITHNNFQAGSDVANVFVEKMGEKGSYAELTCNLADNNCVTRSKSFHQVLDQYSDMKSVARQDAKGTLIDGKRIMDSILQAHPDVKGVICGNGPVALGAIAALKAAGRNDVIVVGIDGSNDERDAVEKGDLKATVMLQAQAIAAQGVTDLDNFIQKGTKPEKQRVMFRGILITPDNAKGVQDFNFKS; from the coding sequence ATGAAAAAACCCATCCTACTGTTGACTGCTATTGCCAGTTGTCTGATCGCGCACGCCAGTTTGGCTGCCGAAAAAGGCACCATCATGATTCTGGTAAACTCACTGGATAACCCGTATTACGCCTCCGAAGCCAAAGGCGCCAACCTCAAAGCGCAGGAACTCGGCTACAAAACCAGCGTGCTGTCGCATGGCGAAGATGTGAAGAAGCAAAGTGAACTGATTGATGCCGCGATTGGCAAGAAAGTACAGGGCATCGTGCTGGATAACGCGGACTCCACCGCCAGCGTCGCCGCCATCAAAAAAGCCAAAGATGCCGGCATTCCGGTGGTACTGATCAACCGCGAGATCCCGGTGGATGACGTGGCGCTGGCGCAAATCACCCACAACAACTTCCAGGCCGGTTCCGATGTGGCCAACGTGTTTGTCGAGAAGATGGGCGAAAAGGGCAGCTATGCCGAACTCACCTGTAATCTCGCCGATAACAACTGCGTCACGCGTTCCAAATCCTTCCACCAAGTGCTCGATCAATATTCCGACATGAAAAGCGTCGCGCGTCAGGATGCCAAAGGCACGCTGATTGATGGTAAACGCATCATGGACAGCATCCTACAGGCGCATCCGGATGTGAAAGGGGTGATCTGCGGCAACGGCCCGGTAGCGCTGGGGGCAATTGCCGCGCTGAAAGCGGCGGGTCGTAACGATGTCATCGTGGTCGGTATTGACGGCAGTAATGATGAGCGCGATGCGGTCGAGAAAGGCGATCTGAAAGCCACGGTGATGTTGCAGGCGCAAGCTATTGCCGCCCAGGGCGTAACCGACCTCGACAACTTTATTCAGAAAGGCACTAAACCTGAGAAGCAGCGCGTGATGTTCCGCGGCATTCTCATCACCCCAGATAACGCGAAAGGCGTGCAGGACTTTAACTTCAAGTCGTAA
- the cheR gene encoding protein-glutamate O-methyltransferase CheR, whose product MKKSTLLDQSEATTLLSQMVQRLPLSDTHFRRISQLIYQRAGIVLADHKREMVYNRLVRRLRMLNIDDFGRYLALLEQDQNSAEWQAFINALTTNLTSFFREAHHFPILADHARKRTGNYSVWSTAASTGEEPYSIAMTLAETLGTGPGKFQVHASDIDTQVLEKAVAGVYRQEELRTLSQSQLQRFFLRGTGPHEGMVRVRSDLANMVNYSQLNLLANDWALPGPFDAIFCRNVMIYFDKETQEQILRRFVPLLKPGGLLFAGHSENFSQISKEFWLRGQTVYGLSKERR is encoded by the coding sequence ATGAAGAAATCGACGTTATTAGATCAAAGTGAAGCGACCACGCTGCTCTCGCAAATGGTGCAGCGCTTGCCGCTCTCAGATACTCATTTTCGTCGTATCAGCCAGCTGATTTATCAGCGAGCGGGCATTGTGCTGGCCGACCATAAGCGCGAGATGGTTTACAACCGTTTAGTGCGTCGTCTGCGCATGCTGAATATTGATGACTTTGGCCGCTATCTGGCGCTGCTGGAGCAGGACCAGAACAGTGCCGAGTGGCAGGCATTTATTAACGCGTTGACCACCAACCTGACCTCTTTCTTCCGCGAGGCGCATCACTTTCCGATCCTCGCGGATCATGCGCGTAAGCGCACGGGTAATTACAGCGTCTGGAGCACCGCCGCCTCAACCGGCGAAGAGCCGTACTCCATCGCCATGACGCTGGCTGAAACGCTGGGTACCGGTCCGGGTAAGTTCCAGGTGCACGCCAGCGATATTGATACGCAGGTGCTTGAGAAAGCCGTGGCAGGCGTCTATCGCCAGGAAGAGCTGCGCACCTTGTCGCAGTCACAGTTGCAGCGCTTTTTCCTGCGCGGCACTGGCCCGCACGAAGGCATGGTGCGGGTGCGTTCTGACCTCGCCAACATGGTGAACTATTCGCAACTGAATTTACTGGCCAACGACTGGGCGTTGCCGGGTCCGTTCGACGCGATTTTTTGTCGCAACGTGATGATCTATTTCGATAAAGAGACGCAGGAACAGATTCTGCGCCGTTTCGTGCCCCTGCTGAAGCCCGGCGGCCTGCTGTTTGCCGGACACTCAGAGAACTTTAGTCAGATCAGCAAAGAGTTCTGGCTGCGTGGACAGACAGTCTATGGACTGAGCAAGGAAAGACGATGA
- a CDS encoding GolD/DthD family dehydrogenase has protein sequence MSGEYDVNLRYGVNIEQDLSGKVAVVTGGLGGIAMASNAMLLEKGARLALLYPPFERDKVADVQTQFAADRVLLVCCDVTDPGSVDAAFNQVEQHYGQIDILVNCAGYVMLQAVLETDFAEWQKQIAVNLTGPFLCSQAAGKRMVRAGNGGKIINIASQAASIAIDNHVAYTSAKAGLLGMTKVMAKEFAPHRINVNTLSPTVVLTPMGEKAWRGEKGEAMKKLIPLGRFAYTDEIAAAVLFFASNGSDMITGADLMIDGGFTIW, from the coding sequence ATGAGTGGGGAATATGACGTCAACCTGCGCTACGGCGTGAACATTGAGCAGGACTTAAGCGGCAAAGTGGCGGTGGTCACCGGCGGGCTGGGCGGTATTGCCATGGCCAGTAACGCCATGCTGCTGGAGAAAGGGGCGCGGCTGGCGCTGCTCTATCCTCCATTCGAACGTGACAAAGTGGCTGATGTGCAGACGCAATTCGCCGCCGATCGCGTGCTGCTGGTGTGCTGCGATGTCACCGATCCCGGCTCGGTGGATGCTGCCTTCAACCAGGTCGAACAGCATTATGGTCAGATTGATATCCTGGTGAACTGCGCCGGCTACGTGATGTTACAAGCGGTACTGGAGACCGATTTCGCCGAGTGGCAGAAACAGATCGCCGTGAATCTTACCGGCCCCTTTCTCTGCTCGCAGGCTGCCGGTAAACGCATGGTGCGTGCCGGCAACGGCGGCAAAATTATCAATATCGCCTCGCAGGCCGCCTCTATCGCCATCGATAACCACGTGGCTTACACCTCGGCCAAAGCGGGTCTGCTGGGCATGACCAAGGTGATGGCCAAAGAGTTTGCGCCGCATCGCATCAACGTAAATACCCTGTCGCCCACCGTAGTGCTGACGCCGATGGGGGAAAAAGCCTGGCGCGGAGAGAAGGGTGAAGCGATGAAAAAACTGATCCCACTCGGGCGCTTTGCCTATACCGACGAAATCGCCGCCGCGGTGCTGTTCTTCGCCAGTAACGGCAGCGACATGATCACCGGCGCAGATTTGATGATCGACGGTGGCTTTACCATCTGGTAA
- a CDS encoding DUF2291 family protein, producing the protein MHRRLWLLLPVVILSGCRIVSQQELADLKNPPNANMANIAQMWQQKLVPQVAHEARPLAELMKSLQSAKDFDSACKSYGYRSQDENPCVFSVSLSGEVTALNTTSRSGKMTVKEVSGASVTVQTGPIIRGTALRDVYKGASYQDFNDQVLFGDFNRAINQQASDMMQTFKPKVGDKVAIVGVFSSWDIPQQAPDITPAQITRQ; encoded by the coding sequence ATGCACAGACGACTCTGGTTACTGCTACCCGTCGTGATCCTTAGCGGTTGCCGCATTGTGTCGCAGCAGGAGCTGGCCGACCTGAAAAATCCCCCTAATGCCAACATGGCCAACATCGCGCAGATGTGGCAGCAGAAGCTGGTGCCGCAGGTCGCTCATGAAGCCAGGCCGCTGGCAGAACTGATGAAGTCGCTGCAGTCGGCCAAAGATTTCGACAGTGCCTGTAAAAGCTACGGCTATCGCAGCCAGGATGAGAATCCCTGTGTATTCAGCGTCAGCCTGAGCGGAGAAGTGACGGCGCTGAATACCACCTCGCGCAGCGGCAAAATGACGGTGAAAGAGGTCTCGGGTGCCAGCGTCACGGTGCAAACCGGGCCGATAATTCGCGGCACCGCGCTGCGTGACGTTTATAAAGGCGCCAGCTATCAGGATTTCAACGATCAGGTGCTGTTTGGCGATTTCAATCGCGCTATCAATCAGCAGGCATCCGACATGATGCAAACGTTTAAGCCGAAAGTGGGCGACAAAGTGGCGATCGTCGGAGTGTTCAGCAGCTGGGATATTCCACAGCAGGCGCCTGACATTACACCGGCGCAAATCACCCGGCAATAA
- the cheZ gene encoding protein phosphatase CheZ, with protein MSDLPKSTEEASAHDIITRIGSLTRMLRDSLRELGLDQAIAEAAEAIPDARDRLDYVVQMTAQAAERALNCVEAAQPHQDQMEVNANQLKGRWDAWFENPIELTDARELVSDTRQFLTDVPGHTSYTNKQLLEIMMAQDFQDLTGQVIKRMMDVIQEIERQLLMVLLENMPEANAAARKDATSLLNGPQIHANAPGVVANQDQVDDLLDSLGF; from the coding sequence ATGAGCGACCTTCCGAAATCAACCGAAGAAGCCTCGGCACACGACATTATTACCCGCATCGGCTCACTGACGCGCATGCTGCGTGACAGTTTGCGTGAGCTGGGGTTAGACCAGGCGATTGCTGAAGCGGCGGAAGCGATTCCTGACGCGCGCGATCGTTTGGATTATGTTGTGCAAATGACGGCGCAAGCGGCTGAACGTGCGTTGAACTGCGTTGAAGCAGCGCAGCCACACCAGGACCAAATGGAAGTCAACGCCAACCAGCTGAAAGGCCGCTGGGACGCATGGTTTGAAAATCCGATTGAACTGACAGATGCGCGCGAGTTGGTTTCGGATACGCGCCAGTTCCTGACTGACGTTCCGGGACACACGTCGTACACCAATAAGCAGTTGCTCGAAATTATGATGGCGCAGGATTTCCAGGACCTTACCGGTCAGGTGATCAAGCGCATGATGGATGTGATCCAGGAGATCGAGCGTCAGTTGCTGATGGTGCTGCTGGAGAATATGCCAGAAGCGAACGCGGCAGCCCGTAAGGATGCGACCAGCCTGTTAAATGGTCCGCAGATCCATGCCAATGCACCGGGCGTGGTGGCGAACCAGGATCAGGTTGATGACCTGCTGGATAGTTTAGGGTTTTAA
- a CDS encoding methyl-accepting chemotaxis protein, producing MLKRINVVTSLIAVLLVFGALQLLSGGLFWSALQKDKEAFAVAQISTNNVGAMSDAWIELNQTRTVLNRAMLRMQGSMAAQANGGQLGALIAQTEKQLDVAAGHYQRYYDLPATPGLPEALRDKLEANYAAFNNGLKAMLERLKANDLQGMFAQNIEAKQVAMKATYEEWRTAQSELAAEGVAQNQRAFHTMMWLLASVMLVVVAVIIGCWFGLRSVLIQPLHQLLGHIRHIAAGDLTQTIVVEGRNEMSQLAGSLHEMQQSLVSTVGNVRDGSDAIFTGASEIAAGNNDLSARTEEQAASLEQTAASMEQLTATVKQNAENARQASQLALSASDTARKGGEVVDGVVRTMQDIAGSSKKIADIISVIDGIAFQTNILALNAAVEAARAGEQGRGFAVVAGEVRNLAQRSAQAAKEIKGLIEDSVNRVNNGSQLVGTAGETMNDIVGAVTRVTDIMGEIASASDEQSRGIDQVGQAVTEMDRVTQQNASLVEESAAAAASLEEQASRLSQSVSVFRIPRAAQVPPAKATLARQIASAPRKAAAAAVSEGNWETF from the coding sequence ATGTTAAAACGAATCAATGTAGTGACCAGTTTAATCGCCGTATTGCTGGTGTTTGGTGCTTTACAGTTACTTTCGGGTGGTCTGTTCTGGTCCGCCTTGCAAAAAGATAAAGAGGCGTTTGCCGTTGCGCAGATCTCAACCAACAACGTAGGGGCGATGTCCGACGCCTGGATTGAATTAAATCAAACCCGCACGGTACTCAATCGCGCGATGTTGCGCATGCAGGGCAGCATGGCCGCGCAGGCCAACGGCGGCCAGCTGGGAGCGTTAATTGCGCAAACGGAAAAACAGCTCGATGTCGCTGCCGGCCACTATCAACGCTACTACGACTTGCCCGCCACGCCGGGCTTGCCGGAAGCGCTGCGCGATAAGCTGGAAGCGAACTATGCCGCTTTCAACAACGGGCTGAAAGCGATGCTTGAGCGCCTGAAAGCCAACGATCTGCAAGGCATGTTTGCGCAGAATATCGAAGCGAAACAGGTGGCGATGAAAGCCACCTACGAAGAGTGGCGTACTGCGCAAAGCGAACTGGCAGCAGAAGGTGTGGCGCAGAATCAGCGTGCCTTCCATACCATGATGTGGCTGCTGGCATCAGTGATGCTCGTGGTGGTTGCGGTGATTATCGGCTGCTGGTTTGGTTTACGCAGCGTGCTGATTCAGCCACTGCATCAGTTGCTGGGCCATATTCGTCACATCGCCGCGGGCGATCTCACCCAAACCATCGTGGTTGAGGGGCGAAATGAGATGAGCCAGCTGGCGGGCAGCCTGCATGAAATGCAGCAGTCGCTGGTCAGCACCGTGGGCAATGTGCGCGATGGTTCCGATGCCATTTTCACCGGTGCCAGTGAAATCGCCGCCGGTAATAACGATCTTTCGGCGCGTACCGAAGAGCAAGCCGCGTCACTGGAACAGACCGCAGCCAGCATGGAGCAGTTAACCGCTACCGTGAAACAGAACGCCGAAAACGCCCGTCAGGCCTCGCAACTGGCGCTCAGTGCATCCGATACCGCGCGCAAAGGCGGTGAAGTGGTCGATGGCGTGGTGCGTACCATGCAGGATATTGCCGGTAGCTCGAAGAAGATCGCCGACATTATCAGCGTCATTGATGGAATTGCCTTCCAGACCAACATCCTGGCACTCAACGCTGCGGTGGAAGCGGCTCGTGCCGGTGAGCAGGGGCGTGGTTTTGCCGTAGTGGCAGGCGAGGTGCGCAATCTGGCACAGCGCAGTGCGCAGGCGGCGAAAGAGATCAAAGGCTTGATTGAAGACTCGGTGAATCGCGTCAACAACGGCTCGCAACTGGTGGGGACCGCCGGTGAAACCATGAATGATATCGTCGGCGCCGTCACACGCGTTACCGATATCATGGGCGAGATCGCGTCGGCGTCCGATGAACAGAGCCGCGGTATCGATCAGGTGGGACAAGCGGTGACCGAGATGGATCGCGTCACGCAGCAGAACGCCTCGCTGGTGGAGGAGTCCGCCGCCGCCGCCGCGTCACTGGAAGAGCAGGCCAGTCGCCTGAGCCAGTCGGTATCGGTATTCCGCATTCCGCGTGCCGCTCAGGTGCCACCCGCTAAAGCCACCCTCGCCCGTCAGATCGCCAGCGCACCGCGCAAAGCAGCGGCGGCGGCGGTGAGTGAGGGTAACTGGGAGACGTTTTAA
- a CDS encoding DeoR/GlpR family DNA-binding transcription regulator yields the protein MKSKTEQLADMQLRREKILEMIREDGTVTVKALTDTFGLTEATIRTDLRMLQQEGHVQRYHGGATLMTGKQNSGAMLLERQTHLDEKQAIGRLAAQHVENGDTVIFDSGTTTTAIAEAISHIRRLSVITTAVNIALKLGGEPGINILLTGGTFKFPTLSTSGEKAASFFENVLAEKLFLATACISPRLGLSFPSETDIKVKMAMIKSASTVYVVADSSKIDKVSMFALPCDWSHIHYLITDSGISPAQVAAFEALGVQVLVAHRRAV from the coding sequence TTGAAAAGCAAAACTGAGCAGCTGGCTGATATGCAGCTTCGCCGTGAGAAGATTCTGGAGATGATCCGCGAAGACGGCACCGTCACGGTAAAAGCGTTAACCGATACCTTTGGCCTGACCGAAGCCACCATCCGCACCGACCTGCGCATGTTGCAGCAAGAGGGTCATGTGCAGCGTTATCACGGCGGCGCCACGCTGATGACCGGTAAGCAAAATAGCGGTGCAATGCTGCTGGAGCGCCAGACGCATCTCGACGAAAAACAGGCGATTGGACGCCTTGCCGCGCAGCATGTGGAGAATGGCGATACGGTGATTTTCGATTCCGGCACCACTACCACGGCAATCGCCGAGGCGATTAGTCATATTCGGCGTCTGTCAGTGATTACCACTGCCGTTAATATTGCGCTAAAGCTGGGCGGCGAACCGGGGATTAATATTTTGCTGACCGGCGGCACCTTCAAGTTCCCGACGCTATCGACCTCGGGTGAGAAAGCGGCCTCTTTTTTCGAAAACGTATTGGCGGAGAAGCTGTTTCTCGCCACCGCCTGTATTTCGCCGCGTTTGGGGCTGAGCTTTCCCAGCGAGACCGATATCAAAGTGAAGATGGCGATGATCAAATCGGCCAGCACCGTTTACGTGGTAGCGGATTCCAGCAAGATTGATAAGGTGTCGATGTTCGCCCTGCCGTGCGACTGGAGCCATATTCACTATCTGATTACCGATAGCGGGATTTCACCGGCGCAGGTCGCGGCGTTTGAGGCGTTGGGGGTGCAGGTGTTGGTGGCGCACAGGCGTGCTGTGTGA
- the cheY gene encoding chemotaxis response regulator CheY, whose amino-acid sequence MADKNMRFLVVDDFNTMRRIVRNLLKELGFNNVEEAEDGVDALTKLRAGGFDFVVSDWNMPNMDGLELLQTIRADAALSKLPVLMVTAEAKKENIIAAAQAGASGYVVKPFTAATLEEKLGKIFEKLGM is encoded by the coding sequence ATGGCTGATAAAAATATGCGCTTTTTGGTGGTGGATGACTTCAATACGATGCGTCGTATCGTCCGTAACCTGCTGAAAGAGCTGGGATTCAATAACGTCGAAGAGGCAGAAGACGGCGTTGATGCGCTAACTAAACTGCGTGCGGGCGGCTTTGATTTCGTGGTGTCGGACTGGAACATGCCCAACATGGACGGTCTGGAACTGCTGCAGACCATTCGTGCGGATGCGGCGCTGAGTAAACTGCCGGTGCTGATGGTCACGGCGGAAGCGAAGAAAGAGAACATCATCGCGGCCGCGCAGGCTGGTGCCAGCGGCTACGTAGTGAAACCGTTCACTGCTGCCACGCTGGAAGAGAAGTTAGGCAAAATATTCGAAAAACTGGGTATGTAA